The Anaerolineales bacterium region TCCAGCTTGTTACGAGAAGACTGCTTCGCTCGCAGCGACACATTTATGAACTTATCTTTGCCATCTCGCGCCGCGACGCCAGCCCTTCGAAGAAAGCGTCGGCGCGGTTCTTCATCTGCGCTTCGGAAACGACGCGCTTGTCCATCATGTCCGATTCGATGAACAGGCTGGGCACATCGGTCGCCGCCATCATCGCCCGCCGCCCGTCGGCGAGACCCGTCGAAACCGTGCGGCACGATTTGATCGGGTGATAGACCACGCCGTCCAGGTCGTAATTCTTCACCCAGTCAATCACGACGCGGTCCTGGTGGAACATGTTGTCCATCGCCTCGCGCACGCTGATCAGGAATCCCTCCGCCAAACTTTCGATGGGACGGTTCACGTCGTATTCGTAGCCCATACTGCCGCCGCCGGAAGCGAAGTTCAAATATGTGGAATGGACGAAGTTGCCGCCCCACTCCGTGAACATCTCGCTGAAGCGGCGGAAGATCGGGTAGCACGGCACGCCGACGAAGCCGAGACGGTATTTCTCCACGATCTGCGTGCCGATGCCGTGCGCGGCTTTGTATTCCATCTCTTCCACAAGGTTCTTGAAGAACGTACTGCCCTTTTCGGTGCCGCGCAAATTGTTCGAGACGCCGAGGTAGACCGTGCCGTCCGTCACCGCGTTGAAGAGGGATGGCTTGCTCTTGTTCAACTCCAGCACGCGCTTCCAGCCGGTGTTCATGTCGTTGGCATACTTCAATGTTTCGCGCAGGCGGTCAATGTCGAATTTTTTACCGGAGACCTTTTCGCAAAGCGGAATCAATTCACGGATCTGCGCCTCGACGTATTTGCGGTCGCGCTCGAAATCGGCGCTGCCCGGCTGGAACTGTCCGCCCGCCTGCCGCGTGGCTGGCACGTCGATGACGAATAGAGGCGTGCCATACATCCGCTCCCAGATCTCCGCCCATTTAATGTAGGTGTTGCAGGCGTTGGTCATCACCGCGATCGCGGGCTTGGGAATCCTGCCCATCGGGTGATCGCCGCCGCGCAATTGCACAGCCATATCCGCTTTGACGTAGCCGCAGATATCGGGCGAGTAGCCGTAATCTTCGGCTTCGGCGAGATATTTATCCGCCACGCGCCGCACGGCAGTTTGAAGCGAGGTGATCTCCGGCAGTACCAGCGGAAAATCGAACACATGCAACAACTCCGCCATACTGCCCATCACGAAGACATACGCCGCGCCTTCGCCTCGTTTGGCATGTTCCGCCAAACCATCGAACCACTCGCGGAAAAGATCCGCCCCTTCCTTGTTGCCGCGTCCTACGAATTCATCTGCTGTTATTTCGGTCATGGGTCACCTCAACTAAAGATCAAATTCTCCGTGAAGGTTTCCAACTGGATTTCCATGCTGTCGAAGGAAGTCATGTTCTCTTCGAACTCACCCACAAAATACGGGATGCCCTTTTCGTCGAGCGCTTTGGTGTACGTCACCTGGTCTTCAAGTCCAGGCTCGCACATCTTCGCGGCGGTGATGATCGCCGCCTCCGCGCCTGAGTCCGCGATGCGCTGTAACAGCATCTTCTCCTTCGGCTTGCGCGCGTCGTGCTGAACGGGGCTGTAACTCGATTTTTCCAAATACGCGTCCGCCATGTTCATCAACAGATCGCCCTCCAGCGGAACATCTTCGAGAATCCAGCGCAAGCCGATGAGCAGGTCATCGTCCACGATGTAGCAGGATTGGGAGATCGCGCGGATCAGATCAAGCGGAGGCTGTTCGCAGAATCCACCCTCGAAGACGACCCGAATCTTATCCTGACGTTTGGCTGGTCGCGCTTCGATCAGCGGAATCGCCGTTTTGAGCAGTTCGTTGTGCTCCTCGCGCAGAATCATCCCGCCGACAGTCATCAGCAGATACGCCTCGAAACCCGTGACGAGCCAGGGCTGTTTGCGTTTGATCTCGTACAACTGACGCAACAGGCGGCGGTTTTCGTTGTACACGATGAGGGAGTTTCTCAACGCCTCATCCGTGACCTTGGTCCCCGTCACCGCTTCGATGTCGCCCTTCACCCGTTCATACTCGCCGCACAGATATTCCGCCGAGGCTTTCGAGTTCGCGTTTTGCGGCAGGTACAAAATCTGGCACGGATACGAATAGTTGCGCCCCCAGACCGCCGCTAAATTCCGCGCCGCGTCGCAGATGGGATGGGTGACGAACATATCCAATTCGACGCGGTTGCTGAGGACGAGTTCGAGCGAGGTTTTGAGGATCGAGCAAAGATAGGAGCCGAAGCGTGAGTCGG contains the following coding sequences:
- a CDS encoding 2-hydroxyacyl-CoA dehydratase family protein — encoded protein: MTEITADEFVGRGNKEGADLFREWFDGLAEHAKRGEGAAYVFVMGSMAELLHVFDFPLVLPEITSLQTAVRRVADKYLAEAEDYGYSPDICGYVKADMAVQLRGGDHPMGRIPKPAIAVMTNACNTYIKWAEIWERMYGTPLFVIDVPATRQAGGQFQPGSADFERDRKYVEAQIRELIPLCEKVSGKKFDIDRLRETLKYANDMNTGWKRVLELNKSKPSLFNAVTDGTVYLGVSNNLRGTEKGSTFFKNLVEEMEYKAAHGIGTQIVEKYRLGFVGVPCYPIFRRFSEMFTEWGGNFVHSTYLNFASGGGSMGYEYDVNRPIESLAEGFLISVREAMDNMFHQDRVVIDWVKNYDLDGVVYHPIKSCRTVSTGLADGRRAMMAATDVPSLFIESDMMDKRVVSEAQMKNRADAFFEGLASRREMAKISS
- a CDS encoding 2-hydroxyacyl-CoA dehydratase → MTNHLFGTWQNQSLEGIFAECRELAENADFPTVKRWRENGGKVLGHFQVYFPEEIAHAAGMLPLKMRGAPVEPTHSDSRFGSYLCSILKTSLELVLSNRVELDMFVTHPICDAARNLAAVWGRNYSYPCQILYLPQNANSKASAEYLCGEYERVKGDIEAVTGTKVTDEALRNSLIVYNENRRLLRQLYEIKRKQPWLVTGFEAYLLMTVGGMILREEHNELLKTAIPLIEARPAKRQDKIRVVFEGGFCEQPPLDLIRAISQSCYIVDDDLLIGLRWILEDVPLEGDLLMNMADAYLEKSSYSPVQHDARKPKEKMLLQRIADSGAEAAIITAAKMCEPGLEDQVTYTKALDEKGIPYFVGEFEENMTSFDSMEIQLETFTENLIFS